In one window of Pseudomonas putida DNA:
- a CDS encoding polyprenyl synthetase family protein: MQPQSFYRAVADDFSAVDEIIKKQLTSRVPLVSKIGDYITSAGGKRLRPLLVLLCGKALGREGDDLRLLAATIEFLHTATLLHDDVVDMSGMRRGRSTANALWGNAPSVLVGDFLYSRSFEMMVELGSMPVMQILSKATRVIAEGEVLQLSRVRDASTTEEVYMDVIRGKTAMLFEASTHSAAALAGASDEQREALRTFGDHLGVAFQLVDDLLDYKGDSETLGKNVGDDLAEGKPTLPLIYTMREGTPEQAALVRQAIQKGGLEDLEQIRIAVEASGALDYTARMARDYVARAIACLEVLPASEYRDALVELSEFAVARTH; encoded by the coding sequence ATGCAACCCCAATCCTTCTACCGCGCGGTAGCTGACGATTTCAGCGCCGTCGACGAGATCATCAAGAAGCAGCTGACCTCGCGCGTGCCGCTGGTATCGAAGATCGGCGACTATATCACATCCGCGGGTGGCAAACGCCTGCGTCCATTGCTGGTGCTGCTGTGCGGCAAGGCCTTGGGCCGTGAAGGCGACGACCTGCGCCTGCTGGCCGCGACCATCGAATTCCTGCACACCGCCACCCTGCTGCACGACGATGTGGTCGACATGTCCGGCATGCGCCGCGGCCGCTCCACTGCCAATGCCCTGTGGGGTAACGCCCCGAGCGTGCTGGTCGGCGACTTCCTCTATTCGCGCTCGTTCGAAATGATGGTCGAACTGGGCTCGATGCCGGTCATGCAGATCCTGTCCAAGGCCACCCGGGTGATCGCCGAGGGTGAAGTGCTGCAGCTGTCGCGCGTGCGTGATGCCAGCACCACCGAAGAGGTGTACATGGACGTCATCCGCGGCAAGACCGCCATGCTCTTCGAAGCCTCGACCCACAGCGCCGCGGCGCTGGCCGGCGCCAGCGACGAACAGCGCGAGGCCCTGCGCACCTTCGGCGACCACCTGGGCGTGGCCTTCCAGCTGGTCGACGACCTGCTCGACTACAAGGGCGACTCCGAAACCCTGGGCAAGAACGTCGGTGACGACCTGGCCGAAGGCAAGCCCACCCTGCCACTGATCTACACCATGCGCGAAGGCACGCCAGAGCAGGCGGCGCTGGTGCGCCAGGCCATCCAGAAGGGCGGCCTGGAAGACCTCGAGCAGATCCGCATTGCCGTCGAAGCCTCCGGCGCACTCGACTACACCGCACGGATGGCCCGCGACTACGTCGCCCGCGCCATCGCCTGCCTGGAAGTGCTGCCAGCAAGCGAATACCGTGATGCACTGGTCGAGCTGAGCGAGTTTGCGGTCGCGCGTACACACTGA
- a CDS encoding TIGR00645 family protein encodes MERILENAMYASRWLLAPIYFGLSLGLLALALKFFQEVVHVLPNVFALSEADLILVILSLIDMSLVGGLLVMVMISGYENFVSQLDIDESKEKLNWLGKMDSSSLKMKVAASIVAISSIHLLRVFMDAQNISTDYLMWYVIIHMTFVVSAFCMGYLDKLTKH; translated from the coding sequence ATGGAACGTATTCTCGAAAACGCGATGTATGCCTCTCGCTGGCTGCTCGCACCCATCTATTTCGGCCTGTCGCTGGGCTTGCTGGCGCTGGCGCTGAAGTTCTTCCAGGAAGTGGTCCACGTCCTGCCCAACGTCTTCGCGCTGAGCGAAGCGGACCTGATCCTGGTGATCCTGTCGCTGATCGACATGTCGCTGGTCGGCGGCCTGCTGGTGATGGTGATGATCTCCGGCTACGAGAACTTCGTCTCGCAACTGGACATCGACGAGAGCAAGGAGAAGCTCAACTGGCTGGGCAAGATGGACTCTTCTTCGCTGAAGATGAAGGTTGCGGCCTCGATCGTGGCCATTTCCTCGATCCACCTGCTGCGCGTGTTCATGGATGCGCAGAACATCTCCACCGACTACCTGATGTGGTACGTGATCATCCACATGACCTTCGTGGTCTCGGCCTTCTGCATGGGCTATCTGGACAAGCTGACCAAGCATTGA
- the rpmA gene encoding 50S ribosomal protein L27 has product MAHKKAGGSTRNGRDSESKRLGVKMYGGQVIKPGNIIVRQRGTEFHAGYGVGMGKDHTLFAKIDGVIKFEKKGEFNRRYVSIVAA; this is encoded by the coding sequence ATGGCTCACAAGAAGGCTGGTGGTAGTACTCGTAACGGTCGCGACTCAGAATCGAAACGCCTTGGCGTGAAGATGTATGGCGGCCAGGTTATCAAGCCGGGCAACATCATCGTCCGTCAGCGTGGCACCGAATTCCACGCTGGCTACGGCGTTGGCATGGGCAAGGATCACACCTTGTTCGCCAAGATCGACGGCGTGATCAAGTTCGAGAAGAAAGGCGAGTTCAACCGCCGTTACGTGAGCATCGTCGCCGCTTAA
- a CDS encoding GreA/GreB family elongation factor — protein MSRAFVNEDQAAAQASQPVERRVSDQPNYVTASGLAQLQQRVAALIALHSDLQAQGEHADKQRLADTERDLRYFRARVQSAQVVPPATSQDKVQIGSRVRFVDEQDEEHRVQLVGEDQADAARGLINWGSPLGRALLGAGPGDEVVWRRPAGDLSIEVVEILGEG, from the coding sequence ATGAGCCGAGCATTCGTCAACGAAGACCAGGCCGCCGCCCAGGCCAGCCAGCCGGTGGAGCGACGGGTCAGCGACCAGCCCAACTACGTCACCGCCAGCGGGCTTGCACAGTTGCAGCAACGCGTGGCGGCGCTCATTGCCCTGCACAGCGATCTGCAAGCCCAGGGTGAGCATGCCGACAAACAGCGCCTGGCCGATACCGAGCGCGACCTGCGCTATTTCCGGGCACGCGTACAAAGCGCCCAGGTGGTGCCACCTGCAACCTCGCAGGACAAGGTGCAGATCGGTAGCCGGGTGAGATTCGTCGATGAGCAGGATGAGGAGCACAGGGTGCAGTTGGTCGGGGAAGACCAGGCCGATGCAGCGCGGGGGCTGATCAACTGGGGCTCACCGCTGGGGCGGGCGCTGCTTGGCGCGGGGCCTGGGGATGAAGTGGTATGGCGGCGGCCTGCGGGGGATCTGTCCATCGAGGTGGTCGAGATCCTGGGAGAAGGTTAG
- a CDS encoding DUF4105 domain-containing protein yields MLKRFAYLTLCACAPAYAAPSLDEARVQQLAADRYWIALGHYETAKLGGWRSYVDDDKFFLAEDGAHHPDRELRATVDALYAPASLGDKHAQCVFPARTRWLREQLQLSDLPTPDCQEYSRWYADVAPHSAVLIFPAAYLNSPSSMFGHTLLRIDKADTRSNDTTLLSYAINFGAYIEGSDNSILYAWKGLMGGYPGLFAMMPYQEKLSEYRSLENRDLWEYQLDLTPEETGRMVEHVWELKQVQFDYFFFDENCSYRLLELLQVARPGLDLTSQFPLTAIPTDTVKAVKQSGLVSDVRYRPSRERELLARAEPLDHHEKQQVLAVSADTAQLQSPAFTALPRERQALVQDAAYRLERYRATGQERDPEQAKRSFELLRAINRNPPPPLQIERPGLPEDGHQSRTWQLGVGTREDRAFAEYGLRMAYHDLNDNAYGFPLGAQIEILQLKLRQYEGNDWQVQRLDLATIRSLTPRNELLKPWSWQVAGGLERVPGKHDDEVLVSHVNGGGGGTWQLADGLLGFALGTVRVEHHNDFAEFISPAAGFNGGLLWRNGLGNMTLEAKGDYFTNGEVRRSLSLNQQWEISQNLGLRLSAKREFSHLATAQNEVMLELKWYQY; encoded by the coding sequence ATGCTCAAACGCTTCGCCTACCTGACGTTATGCGCCTGCGCCCCTGCCTACGCGGCACCTTCATTGGATGAGGCGCGCGTGCAGCAGTTGGCCGCCGACCGCTACTGGATCGCACTGGGTCACTACGAAACCGCCAAGCTGGGCGGTTGGCGCAGTTATGTGGACGATGACAAATTCTTTCTCGCCGAGGACGGCGCCCATCATCCGGATCGCGAACTGCGGGCCACGGTCGATGCGCTGTATGCCCCGGCGAGCCTGGGCGACAAACACGCCCAATGCGTCTTTCCGGCGCGCACCCGCTGGCTACGTGAACAACTGCAGCTCAGCGACCTGCCGACCCCGGACTGCCAGGAATACAGCCGCTGGTACGCCGACGTCGCACCGCACAGCGCGGTGCTGATCTTCCCGGCGGCCTACCTCAACAGCCCGTCCTCGATGTTCGGCCATACCCTGCTGCGCATCGACAAAGCCGACACCCGCAGCAACGACACCACGCTGCTCAGCTACGCGATCAACTTCGGCGCCTATATCGAAGGCAGCGACAACAGCATCCTCTACGCCTGGAAAGGCCTGATGGGCGGCTACCCCGGGCTGTTCGCGATGATGCCGTACCAGGAGAAACTCTCCGAATACCGCAGCCTGGAGAACCGCGACCTGTGGGAGTACCAGCTGGACCTGACGCCTGAAGAGACCGGGCGCATGGTCGAGCACGTCTGGGAACTCAAGCAGGTGCAGTTCGACTACTTCTTCTTCGACGAGAACTGCTCCTACCGCCTGCTGGAGCTGCTGCAGGTCGCCCGCCCCGGGCTGGACCTGACCTCGCAGTTCCCGCTCACCGCCATCCCCACCGACACGGTCAAGGCCGTCAAGCAGTCGGGGCTGGTGTCCGATGTGCGCTACCGGCCATCGCGCGAACGCGAGCTGCTGGCCCGCGCCGAGCCACTGGACCATCACGAAAAACAGCAGGTATTGGCCGTCAGCGCCGACACCGCGCAATTGCAGAGCCCCGCGTTCACCGCCCTGCCCCGCGAACGCCAGGCCCTGGTACAAGATGCGGCCTATCGCCTGGAACGCTACCGCGCCACCGGCCAGGAGCGTGACCCCGAACAGGCCAAGCGCAGCTTCGAGCTGCTGCGGGCAATCAACCGCAACCCGCCGCCACCGCTGCAGATCGAACGCCCCGGCCTGCCTGAGGACGGTCACCAGTCGCGGACCTGGCAGTTGGGTGTCGGCACCCGCGAAGACCGCGCCTTCGCCGAGTATGGCTTGCGCATGGCCTACCACGACCTCAACGACAACGCCTACGGCTTCCCGCTCGGTGCACAGATCGAGATCCTCCAGCTCAAGCTGCGCCAGTACGAGGGCAACGACTGGCAGGTGCAACGCCTCGACCTGGCCACCATCCGCTCACTGACCCCGCGCAACGAGCTGCTCAAACCCTGGTCGTGGCAGGTGGCCGGCGGCCTCGAGCGGGTGCCGGGCAAGCATGACGACGAGGTGTTGGTCAGCCACGTCAACGGTGGCGGCGGTGGCACCTGGCAGCTCGCCGACGGCCTGCTGGGCTTCGCCCTCGGTACGGTGCGGGTCGAACACCACAACGACTTCGCCGAGTTCATCTCGCCGGCAGCCGGTTTCAATGGCGGCCTGCTGTGGCGCAACGGGCTGGGCAACATGACCCTGGAGGCGAAAGGCGATTACTTCACCAATGGCGAAGTGCGGCGCAGCCTGAGCCTGAACCAGCAGTGGGAGATTTCGCAGAACCTGGGCCTGCGGTTGAGCGCCAAGCGCGAGTTCAGCCACCTGGCCACCGCGCAGAACGAGGTGATGCTCGAATTGAAGTGGTATCAGTACTGA
- a CDS encoding FKBP-type peptidyl-prolyl cis-trans isomerase, with product MSELNLSTDESRVSYGIGRQLGGQLRDNPPPGVNLEAILAGLTDAFNGADSRVSEADLSASFKVIREVMQAEAAAKAEAAAAEGKAFLVENAKRDGITTLASGLQFEVLTAGSGAKPSREDNVRTHYHGTLIDGTVFDSSYERGQPAEFPVGGVIAGWTEALQLMNAGSKWRLYVPSELAYGAQGVGSIPPHSVLVFDVELLDVL from the coding sequence ATGTCCGAACTCAACCTGTCCACCGACGAATCCCGCGTCAGCTACGGCATCGGCCGCCAGCTGGGCGGCCAGCTGCGAGACAACCCACCACCAGGCGTGAACCTGGAAGCGATTCTCGCTGGCCTGACCGACGCCTTCAACGGTGCCGACAGCCGTGTCAGCGAAGCCGACCTGTCTGCCAGCTTCAAGGTTATCCGCGAAGTGATGCAGGCCGAAGCTGCCGCCAAAGCCGAAGCTGCCGCCGCCGAGGGCAAGGCCTTCCTGGTCGAGAATGCCAAGCGTGATGGCATCACCACCCTGGCTTCGGGCCTGCAGTTCGAAGTGCTGACCGCTGGTAGCGGCGCCAAGCCGAGCCGCGAAGACAACGTGCGTACCCACTACCACGGCACCCTGATCGACGGCACCGTGTTCGACAGCTCCTACGAGCGTGGCCAGCCTGCCGAATTCCCGGTAGGTGGCGTGATCGCTGGTTGGACCGAAGCGCTGCAACTGATGAACGCTGGCAGCAAATGGCGCCTGTACGTGCCGAGCGAGCTGGCCTATGGCGCGCAAGGCGTTGGTAGCATCCCGCCGCACAGCGTGCTGGTGTTCGACGTCGAGCTGCTCGACGTTCTGTAA
- the rplU gene encoding 50S ribosomal protein L21, with translation MSYAVIVTGGKQYKVAEGEFLKIEKLEVATGGSVTFDRVLLVANGEEVTIGAPVVAGAKVVAEVVSQGRHDKVRIIKFRRRKHHMKRMGHRQWFTEIKITGIQA, from the coding sequence ATGTCCTACGCAGTAATCGTTACCGGCGGCAAGCAGTACAAAGTCGCTGAAGGTGAATTCCTCAAGATCGAAAAACTGGAAGTCGCCACTGGCGGATCCGTGACTTTCGATCGCGTTCTGCTGGTCGCCAACGGTGAAGAAGTCACCATCGGTGCTCCAGTCGTTGCTGGCGCCAAAGTAGTGGCCGAAGTTGTTTCGCAAGGCCGCCACGACAAGGTTCGTATCATCAAGTTCCGTCGTCGTAAGCACCACATGAAGCGCATGGGCCACCGCCAGTGGTTCACCGAGATCAAAATCACCGGTATCCAGGCTTAA
- the gdhA gene encoding NADP-specific glutamate dehydrogenase, producing the protein MIESVDHFLARLKQRDPAQPEFHQAVEEVLRSLWPFLEANPHYLQAGILERMVEPERAVLFRVSWVDDQGKVQVNRGYRIQMSSAIGPYKGGLRFHPSVNLGVLKFLAFEQVFKNSLTSLPMGGGKGGSDFDPKGKSDAEVMRFCQAFMSELYRHIGADLDVPAGDIGVGAREIGFMFGQYKRLANQFTSVLTGKGMTYGGSLIRPEATGYGCVYFAEEMLKRKGLRIDGRRVAISGSGNVAQYAARKVMDLGGKVISLSDSEGTLFCEAGLNDEQWDALLELKNVKRGRISELAERFGLEFRKGQTPWSLPCDIALPCATQNELDVEDARTLLRNGCICVAEGANMPTTLEAVDLFIEAGTLFAPGKASNAGGVAVSGLEMSQNAMRLLWTAGEVDSKLHAIMQSIHHACVHYGEEADGSVNYVKGANIAGFVKVADAMLAQGVV; encoded by the coding sequence ATGATCGAATCCGTCGACCATTTCCTTGCACGCCTGAAGCAGCGTGACCCTGCCCAACCCGAATTCCACCAGGCCGTCGAAGAGGTGCTGCGCAGTCTCTGGCCATTCCTCGAAGCCAATCCCCACTACCTGCAGGCCGGCATTCTCGAACGCATGGTCGAGCCGGAGCGTGCGGTACTGTTCCGTGTGTCGTGGGTCGATGACCAGGGCAAGGTCCAGGTCAACCGCGGCTATCGCATCCAGATGAGCAGCGCCATCGGCCCGTACAAGGGCGGCCTGCGTTTCCATCCGTCGGTGAACCTGGGTGTGCTCAAGTTCCTGGCCTTCGAGCAGGTGTTTAAGAACTCGCTGACCTCGCTGCCCATGGGTGGCGGCAAGGGCGGCTCGGACTTCGACCCCAAGGGCAAGAGCGACGCCGAAGTCATGCGCTTCTGCCAGGCGTTCATGAGCGAGCTGTATCGCCACATCGGTGCCGACCTCGACGTGCCGGCCGGCGATATCGGTGTGGGCGCCCGTGAGATCGGCTTCATGTTCGGCCAGTACAAGCGCCTGGCCAACCAGTTCACCTCCGTGCTGACCGGCAAGGGCATGACCTATGGCGGCAGCCTGATTCGGCCGGAAGCCACCGGCTACGGCTGCGTGTATTTCGCCGAGGAGATGCTCAAGCGCAAGGGCCTGCGCATCGACGGCCGCCGCGTGGCGATCTCCGGTTCTGGCAACGTCGCCCAGTACGCTGCGCGCAAGGTGATGGACCTGGGCGGCAAGGTGATCTCGCTGTCCGACTCCGAGGGCACGCTGTTCTGCGAGGCCGGGCTGAACGACGAGCAGTGGGATGCGCTGTTGGAGCTCAAGAACGTCAAGCGCGGCCGCATCAGCGAGCTGGCCGAGCGTTTTGGCCTGGAGTTCCGCAAGGGCCAGACGCCGTGGAGCCTGCCGTGCGACATCGCCCTGCCGTGCGCCACGCAGAACGAACTGGACGTCGAGGACGCCCGCACCTTGCTGCGCAACGGCTGCATCTGCGTCGCCGAAGGCGCCAACATGCCGACCACGCTCGAGGCGGTGGACCTGTTCATCGAGGCGGGTACCCTGTTTGCACCGGGCAAGGCGTCCAACGCCGGTGGCGTCGCGGTGTCGGGCCTTGAGATGTCGCAGAACGCCATGCGCCTGCTGTGGACGGCGGGTGAGGTGGACAGCAAGCTGCATGCGATCATGCAGTCGATCCACCATGCCTGCGTGCACTATGGCGAGGAGGCCGATGGGTCGGTCAACTACGTCAAGGGCGCGAACATCGCCGGCTTCGTGAAAGTGGCGGATGCCATGCTGGCGCAGGGCGTGGTCTGA
- a CDS encoding zinc ribbon domain-containing protein YjdM, producing MSTLPPCPACNSEYTYEDGTQLICPECAHEWSATGDAETASDDVVKKDSVGNVLQDGDTVTVIKDLKVKGSSLVVKVGTKVKNIRLCDGDHDIDCKIDGIGAMKLKSEFVRKV from the coding sequence GTGAGCACTCTGCCGCCCTGCCCCGCCTGCAACTCCGAATACACCTACGAGGATGGCACCCAACTGATCTGCCCTGAATGCGCCCACGAGTGGTCGGCCACCGGCGACGCCGAGACGGCCAGCGATGACGTGGTGAAAAAAGATTCGGTCGGCAACGTCCTGCAGGATGGCGACACCGTCACCGTGATCAAGGACCTCAAGGTCAAGGGCTCGTCGCTGGTGGTCAAGGTCGGCACCAAGGTCAAGAACATCCGCCTGTGCGACGGCGACCACGATATCGACTGCAAGATCGACGGCATCGGCGCGATGAAACTCAAGTCCGAGTTCGTGCGCAAGGTCTGA
- a CDS encoding DUF3015 domain-containing protein, with protein MKRILLGTLFAAVSINAMAEAPGGPNCGWGNLLFEGQRGTPAHFLASTTNGTSGNATFGMTSGTNGCSTKAALTYGGKSWLAMNGTMNELSEDMAQGQGEALTTYAVVLGVKPEDRAHFASVTHDHFQQIFSSANVTAEDVHNNTIAVLKKDPQLAKYANEA; from the coding sequence ATGAAACGGATTCTTCTGGGTACCTTGTTCGCCGCGGTTTCGATCAATGCCATGGCCGAAGCGCCAGGCGGCCCGAACTGCGGTTGGGGCAACCTGCTGTTCGAAGGCCAGCGCGGCACTCCGGCGCACTTCCTGGCCTCCACCACCAACGGCACCTCCGGTAACGCCACCTTCGGCATGACCTCCGGCACCAACGGCTGCTCCACCAAGGCAGCGCTCACCTACGGCGGCAAATCGTGGCTGGCCATGAATGGCACCATGAACGAACTGTCCGAAGACATGGCCCAGGGCCAGGGCGAAGCCCTGACCACCTACGCCGTGGTACTGGGCGTCAAACCCGAAGACCGCGCGCACTTCGCCTCGGTCACCCACGACCACTTCCAGCAGATCTTCAGCAGCGCCAACGTCACTGCCGAAGATGTCCACAACAACACCATCGCGGTCCTGAAAAAAGATCCGCAACTGGCGAAATACGCTAACGAAGCGTAA
- a CDS encoding DUF6482 family protein, giving the protein MNLHQLNTEARAGHVDELNLIAIEGGDYLLEARIKGHAHPLNDPRGERLRVHSVEDARLLLQALPMLSMNLVHWSVQDEMCGMGSHPEEDLKVPISQRSAW; this is encoded by the coding sequence ATGAACCTGCATCAGCTCAATACCGAGGCCAGGGCCGGCCACGTCGATGAACTCAACCTGATCGCCATCGAAGGTGGCGATTACCTGCTCGAGGCCCGGATCAAGGGCCATGCCCATCCGCTGAACGATCCACGTGGCGAGCGCCTGCGGGTGCACTCGGTCGAAGATGCTCGCTTGCTCCTGCAAGCCCTGCCCATGCTGTCGATGAACCTGGTGCACTGGTCGGTGCAGGATGAGATGTGCGGGATGGGCAGCCACCCGGAGGAAGACCTCAAGGTCCCGATATCCCAGCGTTCGGCCTGGTAG
- a CDS encoding Lon protease family protein → MPDPVAARLRLAPEALTRRFSPEQFAFTNTDDLEPFRGVLGQERAVEALQFGVAMPRPGYNVYVMGEPGTGRFSFVKRYLKAEGKRQQTPADRVYVNNFEDTREPRALELPAGTAGEFIADMNGLIGNLLATFPAVFEHPSYQQKKGAIDRAFNQRYDRALDVIERASLEKDVALYRDASNVAFTPMADGKALDEAEFAQLPEEVREQFHEDIAELEERLNEELSSLPQWKRESNNQLRELNEETITLALQPLLAPLSEKYAENAAVCAYLQSVQLNLLRTVVEQLVDDAKTDAVARKMLEEQYAPSLVVGHPVNGGAPVVFEPHPTYDNLFGRIEYSTDQGALSTSYRQLRPGALHRANGGFLILEAEKMLGEPFVWDALKRALQSRKLKMESPLGELGRIATVTLTPQMIPLNVKLVIIGSRQLYYALQDHDSDFQEMFRVLVDFDEDMPMVDENLEQFAQLLRTRTNEEGMAPLTSDAVARLATFSARLAENQSRLSARIGDLFQLVSEADFIRQLANDEMTDAGHIERALKAKATRTGRVSQRVLDDMLAGIILIDSEGAAIGKCNGLTVLEVGDSAFGMPARISATVYPGGSGIVDIEREVNLGQPIHSKGVMILTGYLGSRYAQEFPLAISASIALEQSYGYVDGDSASLGEACTLISALSRTPLKQCFAITGSINQFGEVQAVGGVNEKIEGFFRLCEARGLTGEQGVIIPRANVATLMLDERVLQAVEAGRFHVYAVSQADEALSLLVGEDAGTPDEKGEFPEGSVNARVVERLRVIAEMISEEEIKEAEKERLEEMVAQAKPA, encoded by the coding sequence ATGCCCGATCCTGTTGCTGCGCGCCTGCGTCTCGCGCCCGAAGCCCTGACCCGGCGTTTTTCCCCCGAGCAGTTTGCCTTCACCAACACCGATGATCTGGAGCCGTTTCGCGGAGTACTGGGCCAGGAGCGTGCCGTCGAGGCCCTGCAGTTCGGCGTGGCCATGCCACGCCCTGGCTACAACGTCTATGTGATGGGCGAGCCGGGCACCGGCCGCTTCTCCTTCGTCAAGCGCTACCTCAAGGCCGAGGGCAAGCGCCAGCAGACCCCGGCCGACCGGGTCTACGTCAACAATTTCGAAGACACCCGCGAGCCGCGTGCGCTGGAGTTGCCGGCAGGCACTGCTGGCGAGTTCATCGCCGACATGAACGGTTTGATCGGCAACCTGCTGGCGACCTTCCCGGCGGTGTTCGAGCACCCGTCCTACCAGCAGAAGAAGGGCGCCATCGATCGCGCCTTCAACCAGCGCTACGACCGTGCGCTGGATGTGATCGAACGCGCGTCGCTGGAAAAGGACGTGGCGCTGTACCGCGACGCCAGCAATGTCGCCTTCACCCCCATGGCCGACGGCAAGGCGCTGGATGAGGCCGAGTTCGCCCAGTTGCCTGAAGAGGTCCGCGAGCAGTTCCACGAAGACATCGCCGAGCTGGAGGAGCGTCTCAACGAGGAGCTGTCCAGCCTGCCGCAGTGGAAGCGCGAGTCGAACAATCAGCTGCGCGAACTGAACGAAGAAACCATCACCCTGGCCCTGCAACCGCTACTGGCCCCTCTGTCGGAGAAGTACGCCGAGAACGCTGCGGTGTGCGCCTACCTGCAGTCGGTGCAGTTGAACCTGCTGCGCACCGTGGTCGAGCAACTGGTCGACGATGCCAAGACCGACGCGGTGGCGCGCAAGATGCTCGAAGAGCAGTACGCGCCAAGCCTGGTGGTGGGGCATCCGGTCAATGGCGGCGCGCCGGTGGTGTTCGAGCCGCACCCGACCTACGACAACCTGTTCGGTCGCATCGAGTACAGCACTGACCAGGGCGCGCTTTCCACTTCCTACCGCCAGCTGCGTCCCGGTGCATTGCACCGCGCCAACGGCGGCTTCCTGATCCTGGAAGCGGAAAAAATGCTGGGCGAGCCCTTCGTCTGGGATGCACTCAAGCGCGCGCTGCAGTCGCGCAAGCTGAAAATGGAGTCGCCGCTGGGCGAACTGGGCCGCATCGCCACCGTCACCCTGACGCCGCAGATGATCCCGCTCAACGTCAAGCTGGTGATCATCGGCTCGCGTCAGCTCTACTACGCGCTGCAGGACCACGATTCGGACTTCCAGGAGATGTTCCGCGTACTGGTCGACTTCGACGAAGACATGCCGATGGTCGACGAGAACCTCGAGCAGTTCGCCCAGCTGCTGCGCACGCGTACCAATGAAGAGGGCATGGCGCCGCTGACCAGCGATGCCGTGGCGCGCCTGGCGACCTTCAGCGCGCGCCTGGCAGAGAACCAGTCGCGGCTCTCGGCGCGTATCGGCGACCTGTTCCAGCTGGTCAGCGAGGCGGACTTCATCCGCCAGTTGGCCAACGACGAGATGACCGACGCAGGCCACATCGAGCGTGCGCTCAAGGCCAAGGCGACCCGCACCGGGCGGGTGTCGCAGCGGGTGCTCGATGACATGCTCGCCGGCATCATCCTGATCGACAGCGAAGGCGCTGCCATCGGCAAGTGCAACGGCCTGACGGTACTGGAGGTCGGCGATTCGGCATTCGGCATGCCTGCGCGGATCTCCGCCACGGTCTACCCGGGTGGCAGCGGCATCGTCGACATCGAGCGTGAGGTCAACCTCGGCCAGCCGATCCACTCCAAAGGCGTGATGATCCTCACCGGATACCTGGGCAGCCGCTACGCCCAGGAGTTTCCCCTGGCGATCTCGGCGAGCATCGCCCTGGAGCAGTCCTACGGCTACGTGGACGGCGACAGCGCCTCGCTTGGCGAGGCCTGTACGTTGATCTCGGCGCTGTCGCGTACGCCGCTCAAGCAGTGCTTCGCCATCACCGGTTCGATCAACCAGTTCGGCGAAGTGCAGGCGGTGGGCGGGGTCAACGAGAAGATCGAAGGCTTCTTCCGCCTGTGCGAAGCGCGTGGCCTGACTGGCGAGCAAGGGGTGATCATCCCGCGCGCCAACGTTGCCACGCTGATGCTCGACGAGCGCGTGTTGCAGGCGGTCGAAGCCGGGCGCTTCCATGTCTATGCGGTGAGCCAGGCCGATGAAGCGCTGAGCCTGCTGGTGGGCGAGGATGCCGGTACGCCCGACGAGAAGGGCGAATTCCCTGAAGGCAGCGTCAACGCGCGGGTGGTCGAGCGTCTGCGGGTCATCGCCGAGATGATCAGCGAGGAAGAGATCAAGGAGGCCGAGAAGGAACGGCTGGAGGAGATGGTGGCCCAGGCCAAGCCGGCTTGA